A region of the bacterium genome:
GCCATACGCTGGCCGTCCACGCGCGGGACGAGCAGGTCATCCGCGAGTTCGGCCTCCGCAAGCCGGTGTTCCGCGTCGTCGTCAACACGCCCGCTTCGCAGGGCGCTATAGGCTTGACTACCAACCTGGCGCCCGCGCTGACGCTGGGCTGCGGGACCCTCGGCGGCAACATCACGTCCGACAACATCACGCCGATGCACCTGCTGCATATAAAGAGGGTGGCTTCCGGCCGACCCCGGGAGGGAATCGAACCGAACGGGTTAACCTCTCCCGGCGCGGCGCAGAGCGCGGGCAAACCCGCCGCGGCCGCCGACCCGAACCTTGTCGAGCGCGTGGTCGAAGAAGTCCTGCGCGAGTTGGAGCGGGGGGGAAGCTAAGTGGTCCTCGCGGTTCGGCGTTTGGTCAACGCGTTTCGGCGGCGGCCGCTGGATTTGCATATTTTCTGCCTAATCCTTTTCGTGGTGGGCGCGGTTTTCGTATTCGGTTATCAGTTCAAGGTATTCTGGGACGTTGTAATAATGGACCGTACGCCGCTGGAGGGGACGCCCGTATTTCAAGCGTTGACGGGGATGACCCTCCTGACCGACCTGCTGTGGTCTCCGTTTCTGGTCGCGGCCGCCGTCGGCATCTGGGCCTATCGCGACTGGGGACGGCGCTTGGGGTTTATAGTCGGCGGCATTTTGGCGTATATGGGGATGCAGGGATTGTTATTCTTCCCTCTCGCGCGGCGGTTCGGCGTAGACGCCGTCGAGGATTTTACGAGGTATTACGATTTTACGGCCTATATGGCATATTATACGATTTACGCCGTAGTGGGTTTTACGATGATTTTTTATTTATGGTTTCGAAAGGTGCAGTTCCGCGAGATACTGGATTAAGAGGTCTTAATAATTCGGTGAACGTGGGCAACCTATCTTTACCTCGACGCGAAAGGAGCGAGGATGCCTACTAGGACGGAGATGGCGCTGGGGATGATCGAGACCCGGGGCGTAGTGGCGGCGATCGAGGCCGCGGATGCGATGTTGAAGGCCGCGAACGTGCGGCTTATGGATAAGGTTCGCGTCGGCGGCGGCCTGGTGAGCGTGATGGTACGGGGCGAAACCGGGGCCGTGAAGGCCGCGACCGAAGCGGGCGCCGCGGCCGCCGCGAAGATCGGCGAGCTTGTCTCGGTTCACGTAATCCCTCGTCCCGACGACGCCGTGGAGTTTATATTGCCGGAGGAAGTCGGGCCGGCTAAGAAGGCTTAACCCGAGGTAAACGTCCATGGCCGCCGACGGTCAAGAGGCTTTGGTCCGGGCGGCGACTTCGGCGGTTTTGGCTCGATTGCGGGCCGACGCCGTCCGAACGTTTGAGGCGCGCGTGGGGGTTTCGGGCCGCCACGTGCACTTGACGCCCGGGGACCTGGCGACGCTGTTCGGCCCGGGCGCCGAACTCTCCGTACGTGCGCCTCTCGTCCAGCCCGGTCAATTCAGCGCCGACCAGTTCGTCGCGGTCGTGGGGCCGTGCGCTTCCATCCCCCACGTCCGCGTCGTAGGGCCCGCGCGTCCGGAGACGGTGGTGGAGCTGCTGTATAGCGACCTGGAAACGCTCGGCCTGGGCGGCGACGTACGCGCCGGCGAACGCTTCGCCGTCGTTTTGGCCGGGCCGGCGAGTGTCGTCCGCCTGCCGGAGGGAGGCGTAGTTGCGCGGCGCCATTTGCACGCGGCGCCCGCCGACGCCGAACGTTATGGCCTTGCCGACGGCGGCAACGTCTCGGCCGCGGTGGGCGCGCCGGGACGGCGCGTTACCTTCGGCGACGTTTTGGTAAGGGTTGGCGAAAATGCCGCGCTCGAGCTCCACGTCGACCGGGACGAGGCCAACGCCTGCAGCGCCCGCACCGGCGACGTCGCGACGATAGTAGTTGGAGGCGCGCCAACGGCGAGGCCCGCGGGCGGCACGTCTTCGCGCCGGCCTACGCGCCCGTTGATAACGGAAGAGGACGT
Encoded here:
- a CDS encoding PduL/EutD family phosphate acyltransferase, translated to MAADGQEALVRAATSAVLARLRADAVRTFEARVGVSGRHVHLTPGDLATLFGPGAELSVRAPLVQPGQFSADQFVAVVGPCASIPHVRVVGPARPETVVELLYSDLETLGLGGDVRAGERFAVVLAGPASVVRLPEGGVVARRHLHAAPADAERYGLADGGNVSAAVGAPGRRVTFGDVLVRVGENAALELHVDRDEANACSARTGDVATIVVGGAPTARPAGGTSSRRPTRPLITEEDVVEAYRAGTVPSLSGAILTPYARDAVRKYFPELLKSS
- a CDS encoding BMC domain-containing protein, giving the protein MPTRTEMALGMIETRGVVAAIEAADAMLKAANVRLMDKVRVGGGLVSVMVRGETGAVKAATEAGAAAAAKIGELVSVHVIPRPDDAVEFILPEEVGPAKKA